The following nucleotide sequence is from Ahaetulla prasina isolate Xishuangbanna unplaced genomic scaffold, ASM2864084v1 Contig532, whole genome shotgun sequence.
TTCTTAGCCAAGTCATTAAGTTTGGTATGCATATTCCACATGGTCATCATTTTATTAAACGAGGAAGTTCCTATATTGTCATTTCCAAGAAGATTCACAATACCTTTTCAAGAGTCTAAATGTACTCAACCAAAATGATTTAAGGGAAAGTAGGGAACTCACCTTTACTTTTCTGTCATCTGCTGTGGTCTCATCAAATTCTTCTTCTAGTTTGAAGGAAATCTCGGTGTTTTTGAAACTGCTTTCAGTCTTAATGGTTATAACACCCCCAGTGCAGGTGATAATTATATTGGGCTTGGCCACTCCAGCTATTTTCCTAGTGGCAAAGCCCACACctacaaaccaaaccaaaaatcaTGAATTTCTTATCACAA
It contains:
- the LOC131187372 gene encoding fatty acid-binding protein, adipocyte-like, encoding MCEPFLGTWKLISSEKFDDYMKELGVGFATRKIAGVAKPNIIITCTGGVITIKTESSFKNTEISFKLEEEFDETTADDRKVKVSSLLSLKSFWLSTFRLLKRYCESSWK